A single Marinobacter sp. es.042 DNA region contains:
- a CDS encoding GNAT family N-acetyltransferase: MSIRFRKYSWQLAPASIRDIRQQVFIEEQKVPPELEWDETDEIADHYLAVLPDNTPAGVARLFSTLEETGHIGRMAILPQYRGQGIGEALLRHLIAESADRFAELRLSAQEHAIPFYQRSGFHVCSGVYDDAGIPHFDMRSLAPGLAAEGLGSRDRPMILGSDTDSWLFDTEARLLGLMDSVVGQAGQRIWLYDRLLEHDLYDRHRFRELISALARRHRLSEVRLLIHDDKPLVKRRHTLVELMRRLPSRMELRLVNEDYPVEDQPFIIADREGVVYRHDFYKPEGFAKFSDGGRVKLLSENFQRMWDAARPSLELRELPL, encoded by the coding sequence ATGAGCATCCGGTTTCGCAAATACAGCTGGCAACTGGCCCCGGCATCCATCCGGGATATCCGCCAGCAGGTGTTTATTGAGGAACAGAAAGTTCCGCCGGAGCTGGAGTGGGATGAAACCGACGAAATTGCCGATCACTATCTGGCAGTGCTGCCAGACAATACCCCGGCAGGCGTGGCACGACTGTTTTCAACCCTTGAAGAGACCGGCCACATCGGTCGCATGGCGATCCTGCCCCAGTACCGCGGACAGGGTATCGGGGAAGCATTGCTCAGGCACCTGATCGCAGAATCGGCTGACCGTTTTGCCGAGCTCAGGTTGTCTGCCCAGGAGCACGCCATTCCTTTTTATCAGCGGTCAGGCTTCCATGTCTGTTCGGGCGTTTACGACGACGCCGGCATTCCCCACTTTGACATGCGTAGCCTGGCACCGGGACTCGCCGCCGAGGGCCTTGGCTCCCGGGACCGGCCGATGATTCTGGGCAGCGACACAGACTCCTGGCTGTTCGATACCGAGGCCAGGCTACTGGGATTGATGGATTCGGTGGTTGGCCAGGCCGGCCAGCGCATCTGGCTGTATGACCGCCTGCTCGAACACGATCTTTATGACCGGCATCGTTTCCGGGAGCTGATCTCCGCCCTGGCCCGTCGGCACCGGCTCAGCGAAGTCAGGCTGCTGATCCACGACGACAAGCCGCTGGTGAAACGTCGACATACACTGGTCGAACTGATGCGCCGGCTGCCGAGCCGCATGGAACTTCGACTTGTCAACGAGGACTACCCGGTTGAGGACCAGCCCTTCATTATTGCGGACCGTGAAGGCGTGGTGTACCGACATGATTTCTACAAGCCAGAGGGTTTCGCCAAGTTCTCGGACGGTGGCCGCGTAAAGCTCTTGTCGGAAAACTTCCAGCGCATGTGGGATGCGGCCCGCCCTTCCCTGGAGCTTCGGGAATTACCGCTCTGA
- a CDS encoding cupin domain-containing protein, with amino-acid sequence MDMLGGLTPSEFLRDYWQKKPLVIRQAFPDFQCPVSADELAGLACEEGVESRIVIENDDGKPWQLHNGPFSPDRFSSLPEQDWTLLVQGLDHWVPDIADLLEHFRFIPNWRLDDIMASFAPKGGSVGPHYDQYDVFLLQAQGHRRWTFGGHCDHTSPRVEGTPLRILSSWDGEETVTLAPGDMLYLPPGIGHHGVAEDDCITLSVGFRAPTMDDILTGFTDFLCSQSDASDHLNDPDLKIQDNPGTIQPDVVDRLETVIREKLEDRRQLALWFGQFSTAPKSMDIVVPAEEPASTGDVAEAIHAGEQLRWNEGSRFAYYEFASETALFVDGEQFLLKGDAQPFAPLLCSGARVDMATLARLSEDEALLGLLTTLYNQGSVYFE; translated from the coding sequence ATGGACATGCTTGGCGGACTCACACCCTCTGAATTTCTGCGGGACTATTGGCAGAAAAAGCCGCTGGTTATCCGTCAGGCGTTTCCCGATTTCCAGTGCCCGGTCAGCGCTGATGAACTGGCCGGCCTGGCCTGTGAGGAGGGCGTGGAGTCCCGGATTGTGATCGAAAATGACGATGGCAAGCCCTGGCAACTCCACAACGGCCCCTTTTCGCCGGACCGGTTCAGCAGCCTGCCCGAACAGGACTGGACGCTCCTGGTGCAGGGGCTGGACCACTGGGTGCCCGATATTGCAGATTTGCTGGAACACTTCCGCTTCATCCCAAATTGGCGGCTGGATGACATCATGGCCAGTTTTGCCCCGAAAGGCGGCAGCGTTGGCCCCCATTATGACCAATATGATGTATTCCTCCTCCAGGCCCAGGGCCACCGCCGGTGGACGTTTGGAGGCCATTGCGATCATACCTCCCCCCGCGTGGAGGGCACTCCGCTGCGCATTCTGAGCAGCTGGGATGGCGAAGAAACCGTTACTCTGGCACCCGGTGACATGCTTTATTTGCCGCCGGGTATTGGCCACCATGGAGTGGCCGAGGATGACTGTATCACGCTGTCGGTGGGCTTCCGTGCACCCACCATGGATGACATTCTGACTGGATTTACCGATTTCCTCTGCAGCCAGTCTGACGCCTCAGATCACCTGAACGATCCGGATCTGAAAATACAGGACAATCCGGGCACGATTCAGCCGGACGTGGTTGACCGCCTCGAGACCGTTATCCGGGAAAAGCTTGAGGACCGCCGGCAACTGGCACTCTGGTTTGGCCAGTTCTCAACGGCGCCCAAGAGCATGGATATAGTCGTGCCGGCGGAGGAGCCAGCGTCCACCGGAGACGTCGCCGAAGCAATACACGCGGGCGAGCAGCTGCGATGGAACGAAGGCTCCCGTTTCGCCTACTACGAGTTTGCCAGCGAAACCGCCCTGTTTGTGGACGGCGAGCAGTTCCTGCTTAAGGGCGATGCCCAGCCGTTTGCTCCGCTTCTGTGCTCGGGGGCCCGCGTCGATATGGCGACCCTCGCCCGGCTCTCCGAAGACGAAGCATTGCTTGGACTTCTGACCACGCTCTACAATCAAGGCTCGGTTTACTTCGAATAG
- the purB gene encoding adenylosuccinate lyase: protein MELTALTAISPVDGRYGNKVSVFREIFSEYGLIRNRVTVEIRWLQKLAAHPGVAEVPTFSADANGFLDRLVSEFSLEDAERIKDIERTTNHDVKAVEYFIKEKIAGVPELHAVTEFVHFACTSEDINNLSHALMLREGLDHGMLPAMDRVVDKLAQLSHDHAEQPMLSRTHGQTASPTTVGKELANVVHRLRRQVKQIRETELLGKINGAVGNYNAHLSAYPEIDWAQNAREFIESLGLDWNPYTTQIEPHDYIAELYDSVARFNTILIDLDRDIWGYISLGYFKQKTVEGEVGSSTMPHKVNPIDFENSEGNLGIANALFSHLSAKLPISRWQRDLTDSTVLRNLGVGFAHSLIAYEATLKGLGKLEINPARLDEDLDHAWEVLAEPIQTVMRRYNIEKPYEKLKALTRGKAMTPEVIKNFVESLDIPEQAKAELMALTPGRYIGNAVDQAQNI from the coding sequence ATGGAACTCACCGCCCTGACCGCCATTTCCCCGGTCGATGGACGCTATGGCAACAAGGTCAGCGTCTTCCGTGAAATTTTCAGTGAGTACGGCCTGATCAGGAACCGGGTGACCGTCGAGATCCGCTGGCTTCAGAAACTGGCCGCTCACCCCGGCGTGGCCGAGGTTCCCACGTTTTCCGCCGACGCCAACGGCTTCCTGGACCGTCTGGTGAGCGAATTCAGCCTGGAAGACGCAGAGCGTATCAAAGACATCGAACGCACCACCAATCACGATGTGAAAGCGGTGGAGTACTTCATCAAGGAAAAGATCGCCGGCGTTCCTGAGCTTCACGCTGTCACGGAATTTGTTCACTTCGCCTGCACTTCCGAAGACATCAATAACCTCTCCCATGCGCTGATGCTGCGGGAAGGCCTGGACCACGGCATGCTGCCAGCCATGGACCGCGTTGTCGACAAGTTGGCGCAGCTTTCTCATGACCACGCCGAACAGCCGATGCTGTCGCGCACTCACGGCCAGACGGCCTCGCCCACGACCGTGGGCAAAGAGCTGGCGAACGTCGTTCACCGTCTGCGTCGCCAGGTAAAACAGATCCGGGAAACCGAGCTGTTGGGCAAGATCAACGGTGCCGTGGGTAATTACAACGCCCATCTCTCCGCCTATCCGGAAATCGACTGGGCCCAGAACGCACGAGAGTTCATCGAGAGCCTCGGACTCGACTGGAACCCTTACACCACCCAGATCGAACCGCACGATTACATTGCCGAGCTGTATGACTCCGTCGCTCGCTTTAACACCATCCTGATCGACCTGGACCGTGACATCTGGGGCTATATTTCCCTCGGCTACTTCAAGCAGAAAACAGTGGAAGGCGAAGTAGGCTCTTCGACCATGCCCCACAAGGTCAATCCCATCGATTTCGAGAACTCCGAGGGCAACCTTGGCATCGCCAATGCGCTGTTCAGCCACCTCTCTGCCAAACTGCCGATATCACGCTGGCAGCGGGATCTGACCGACTCCACCGTACTGCGTAACCTGGGTGTTGGCTTTGCGCACAGTTTGATTGCCTACGAAGCCACCCTCAAAGGCTTGGGCAAACTGGAAATCAATCCGGCCCGACTGGATGAAGATCTGGACCATGCCTGGGAAGTGCTTGCCGAACCGATCCAAACGGTGATGCGCCGTTACAATATCGAAAAGCCCTATGAAAAACTCAAGGCATTGACCCGTGGCAAGGCAATGACGCCGGAAGTGATCAAGAATTTCGTTGAGAGCCTCGACATTCCGGAGCAGGCCAAGGCCGAACTGATGGCTTTGACGCCGGGCCGTTACATCGGTAACGCAGTCGATCAGGCACAAAACATCTGA
- the hflD gene encoding high frequency lysogenization protein HflD gives MSRSLKDQTLALAGVFQAANLVQQIAHNGQCNEASLETSIRSLFATNPENTLDVYGGELRDIREGLVTLSSVLSQQSRQQDIEVLRYALNLIQLESKLNRRSDMLDVIGSRIDQARHTASHFGYTHPNLISNLASVYADTISTFRQRIQVSGNPSVLQREENAAKVRALLLAGIRSAVLWRQTGGRRWQLIFARKKVIGLAGELAEEANRSLYH, from the coding sequence ATGAGCCGCTCACTCAAGGATCAGACCCTGGCGTTGGCCGGGGTATTCCAGGCCGCCAACCTGGTCCAGCAGATTGCCCACAATGGCCAGTGCAACGAGGCCAGCCTGGAAACATCTATCCGTTCCCTGTTTGCCACCAACCCCGAGAACACACTGGACGTCTACGGAGGCGAGCTTCGCGATATCCGCGAAGGCCTCGTCACCCTGTCCTCGGTGCTCAGCCAGCAGTCACGGCAGCAGGACATCGAAGTTCTGCGCTACGCCCTCAACCTGATCCAGCTCGAATCCAAACTGAATCGCCGCTCTGACATGCTGGACGTGATTGGCAGTCGCATTGACCAGGCCAGGCACACCGCCAGCCACTTTGGGTACACACACCCGAACCTGATCAGCAATCTGGCTTCCGTCTACGCCGATACCATCAGCACCTTTCGCCAGCGTATCCAGGTGAGCGGAAACCCCTCTGTGCTCCAGCGCGAGGAGAATGCCGCGAAAGTGCGGGCACTGCTGCTGGCGGGTATCCGTTCCGCCGTGCTCTGGCGCCAGACCGGCGGCCGACGCTGGCAACTGATCTTTGCCCGCAAGAAAGTGATCGGGCTTGCCGGCGAGCTGGCTGAAGAAGCCAATCGCTCCCTCTACCACTGA
- the mnmA gene encoding tRNA 2-thiouridine(34) synthase MnmA, which translates to MTNAPEASSPNSNASRRVIVGMSGGVDSSVAAWLLKDQGYLVEGLFMKNWDEDDGTEYCTAMTDLADAQAVADAIGIKLHTASFAAEYWDRVFEHFLSEYQAGRTPNPDILCNKEVKFRAFLDYAITLGADYIATGHYARQRPIAGSTGKAQLLKGLDPNKDQSYFLHAVSGDRIARTLFPVGELEKPEVRRIAEQQGFVTHDKKDSTGICFIGERKFKDFLKQYLPAQPGDIETPDGQKIGRHQGLMYHTIGQRQGLGIGGLSEFGDEPWYVAEKDLRRNVLVAVQGKHHPLLFSRGLVSGPIDWVAGEAPSGRFRCKAKTRYRQPDQDCQVLLIDGGVRVDFDDAQRAVTPGQSVVFYDGEVCLGGGVIEQTWRDDEPLPDRLTGTRSEEQTA; encoded by the coding sequence ATGACCAACGCACCCGAAGCCTCCTCTCCAAACAGCAACGCCAGCAGGCGCGTGATCGTCGGCATGTCCGGCGGCGTGGATTCTTCAGTGGCCGCCTGGCTTCTGAAAGATCAGGGCTACCTGGTTGAAGGCCTGTTCATGAAAAATTGGGACGAGGATGACGGCACAGAATACTGTACGGCCATGACAGATCTGGCCGACGCCCAGGCCGTAGCCGATGCCATCGGCATCAAACTGCACACCGCCAGTTTTGCGGCCGAGTACTGGGACCGGGTTTTTGAGCACTTCCTCTCTGAATATCAGGCCGGACGAACACCCAATCCGGATATTCTTTGTAACAAAGAAGTGAAATTCCGGGCTTTTCTGGACTATGCCATCACCCTTGGTGCCGACTATATCGCAACGGGCCACTACGCCCGGCAGCGGCCGATTGCTGGTTCAACGGGCAAGGCCCAACTCCTGAAGGGACTGGATCCGAACAAGGACCAGAGCTATTTCCTGCATGCCGTCTCCGGCGACCGCATTGCGCGGACCCTTTTCCCGGTCGGCGAGCTGGAAAAACCGGAAGTCCGCCGTATTGCCGAGCAGCAGGGTTTCGTTACCCATGATAAAAAAGACTCCACCGGTATCTGCTTTATCGGCGAACGCAAGTTCAAAGACTTCCTGAAGCAATACCTTCCGGCCCAGCCCGGCGACATTGAAACACCGGATGGCCAGAAAATTGGCCGGCACCAGGGCCTTATGTATCACACCATCGGCCAGAGACAGGGCCTGGGCATTGGCGGTCTCAGTGAATTCGGGGACGAGCCCTGGTATGTGGCAGAGAAAGACCTCAGACGCAATGTGCTTGTTGCGGTTCAGGGCAAACACCATCCCCTGCTCTTTTCTCGTGGCCTCGTATCCGGCCCGATCGACTGGGTTGCCGGAGAGGCACCTTCTGGACGTTTCCGCTGCAAGGCCAAAACCCGTTATCGCCAGCCGGATCAGGATTGCCAGGTTCTGTTGATCGACGGCGGTGTCCGCGTCGATTTTGACGACGCCCAGCGCGCTGTCACGCCCGGGCAGTCCGTGGTTTTCTACGACGGCGAGGTGTGCCTTGGTGGCGGCGTTATTGAGCAGACCTGGCGTGACGACGAACCACTTCCGGATCGTCTGACCGGCACACGTTCCGAGGAACAAACCGCATGA
- a CDS encoding NUDIX hydrolase → MTWTPHATVAVIVEDEAGRYLMVEEVSGGKVVFNQPAGHIEEDEAILDAVRRETLEETGWNIEPIHFLGIYTYKAPANGVTYYRFCYAARAGDRVTEQLDDGIIAAHWLTLDEIRALGDKLRSPLVIQCIEDYRNGRQYPLDVVVDAQTAPSER, encoded by the coding sequence ATGACCTGGACACCCCATGCTACCGTGGCCGTTATAGTCGAGGATGAAGCCGGCCGTTACCTGATGGTTGAAGAGGTCAGCGGCGGCAAGGTTGTTTTCAACCAGCCGGCTGGCCATATCGAAGAAGATGAAGCCATTCTGGATGCCGTTCGACGGGAAACCCTCGAAGAGACGGGCTGGAACATAGAGCCCATACACTTCCTTGGCATTTACACCTACAAGGCTCCGGCCAACGGCGTCACCTACTATCGTTTCTGCTACGCCGCGCGGGCTGGCGACCGGGTTACTGAACAGCTGGACGATGGCATCATCGCCGCCCACTGGCTCACCCTGGATGAAATCCGCGCGCTGGGGGACAAACTGCGCAGTCCGCTGGTCATCCAGTGCATAGAAGATTACCGAAACGGCCGGCAATACCCGCTGGACGTAGTGGTGGACGCGCAGACGGCACCCTCGGAAAGATGA
- a CDS encoding pseudouridine synthase — protein sequence MAELVLFNKPFHVLSQFTDDGGSGSKPPRATLADYVRIPGIYPAGRLDYDSEGLLLLTAEGSLQHRIASPSLKMPKTYWVQVEGNISEKALRHLATGVQLKDGLTRPAKAARMAAPAVWPRVPPVRHRDTIPTSWIELTITEGKNRQVRRMTAAVGFPTLRLIRYRIGDWTLDGLESGTHRTISVNLPAPLKPTRRGNVAGARTRRNRKS from the coding sequence ATGGCCGAACTCGTGCTTTTCAATAAACCCTTTCACGTTCTGAGCCAATTTACCGACGATGGCGGTTCCGGAAGTAAACCACCTCGCGCTACCCTCGCAGATTACGTGCGCATCCCGGGCATTTATCCGGCCGGACGCCTGGATTACGATTCCGAGGGCCTGCTCCTTCTGACCGCGGAAGGCTCCCTCCAACACCGCATAGCATCACCATCACTGAAGATGCCAAAGACCTACTGGGTGCAGGTAGAAGGAAACATTTCTGAAAAAGCACTGAGACATCTGGCTACCGGTGTCCAGCTCAAGGATGGTCTGACCCGGCCGGCAAAAGCCGCCAGAATGGCTGCCCCGGCGGTCTGGCCAAGAGTGCCACCGGTGCGACATCGAGATACCATTCCGACGAGCTGGATTGAACTGACTATAACCGAGGGCAAGAACCGGCAGGTACGTCGAATGACTGCTGCTGTCGGGTTTCCGACACTTCGCCTGATCCGGTACCGGATTGGTGACTGGACCCTTGACGGCCTCGAATCCGGGACCCATCGAACGATAAGCGTCAATCTACCCGCTCCACTAAAACCAACTCGCCGCGGCAACGTCGCTGGCGCCCGAACCAGGAGAAACCGGAAATCATGA
- a CDS encoding cold shock domain-containing protein, translating into MPRGKVKWFNNAKGYGFIIEDGCSDDLFAHFSSVQMDGYKTLKAGQAVTFDKKPSDKGIHAVNIVPDELTASKAQTDASSDSARQSGQQESGRDGYPPRAVNA; encoded by the coding sequence ATGCCAAGAGGCAAGGTCAAGTGGTTCAACAATGCCAAAGGGTACGGATTCATCATCGAAGATGGCTGCAGTGACGACCTGTTTGCGCACTTCTCTTCGGTGCAAATGGACGGCTACAAGACCTTAAAAGCCGGCCAGGCCGTAACCTTCGACAAAAAGCCCAGCGACAAGGGCATTCACGCAGTCAACATCGTTCCTGACGAGTTGACTGCCAGCAAGGCGCAAACTGACGCCAGCAGCGACTCTGCCAGACAATCAGGCCAGCAGGAATCAGGCAGGGACGGTTATCCGCCCCGTGCAGTCAACGCCTGA
- the clpS gene encoding ATP-dependent Clp protease adapter ClpS, giving the protein MRTIENSLLVFNQGEDEQPGRQDDLSVAPEKPALKRPARYRVVLLNDDYTPMDFVVDVLMKFFGMNEEKATQVMLLVHTQGKAVCGVYTRDIAETKAAQVNQYSSECEHPLLCEIERAD; this is encoded by the coding sequence ATGCGGACTATCGAAAATTCTCTACTAGTATTCAATCAGGGGGAGGACGAACAACCGGGGCGACAGGATGACCTCAGCGTTGCTCCCGAGAAGCCCGCTCTCAAGCGCCCGGCGCGATACAGGGTTGTGCTTCTGAACGATGATTACACGCCCATGGATTTTGTGGTCGATGTGTTGATGAAGTTCTTCGGAATGAATGAGGAAAAGGCGACGCAGGTGATGCTGCTCGTCCATACACAGGGAAAAGCTGTATGCGGGGTATATACCCGGGACATCGCGGAAACAAAGGCGGCACAGGTGAACCAGTATTCTTCGGAATGCGAGCATCCGCTCCTTTGCGAGATTGAACGTGCGGACTGA
- the clpA gene encoding ATP-dependent Clp protease ATP-binding subunit ClpA: MLSKDLEITLNTAFKNARDKRHEFMTVEHLLLALLDNESAVGVLKACGADLKRLQEELVEFVDSTTPLIPSSDSERETQPTLGFQRVLQRAVFHVQSSGKKEVTGANVLVAIFSEQESQAVYVLKKQSIARIDVVNFVSHGISRVQGAEDQESHDQAPHEEAGEEGGQSKPLESYATNLNEQARQGRIDPLIGREHEVERVVQILVRRRKNNPLLVGEAGVGKTAIAEGLAKRIVDGQVPDIISDAVVYSLDLGALLAGTKYRGDFEKRLKGLLAELKKENHAILFIDEIHTIIGAGSASGGVMDASNLLKPMLSSGEIRCIGSTTFQEFRGIFEKDSALARRFQKIDVNEPSVEDTYQILKGLKPNFEKHHDLKYTDKALRVAAELSDRYITDRHLPDKAIDVIDEAGARQRLQPEGKRKKTVDVTEIEDVVANIARIPPKNVSTSDKDLLRNLERDLKMTVFGQDPAIESLSTAIKLARAGLKAPEKPEGAFLFAGPTGVGKTEVTKQLAKVLGIELVRFDMSEYMERHTVSRLIGAPPGYVGYDQGGLLTESVNKHPHCVLLLDEIEKAHPEVFNLLLQVMDHGTLTDNNGRKADFRHVILVMTTNAGAESMARRSIGFSEQDHSTDGMEIISKTFTPEFRNRLDGIIQFGDLQIDTITHVVDKFLTELQAQLDEKHVVLHVDDEAKAWLAEKGYDVTMGARPMSRLIQDKIKRPLAEQILFGRLSEKGGDVFIHLRDDELVFEYEDEPAEAI, translated from the coding sequence ATGCTGAGCAAAGATCTAGAAATTACGCTGAATACGGCCTTCAAGAATGCCCGGGACAAGCGTCATGAGTTCATGACCGTGGAGCATTTGTTGCTGGCCCTACTGGATAATGAATCGGCAGTGGGCGTTCTGAAAGCCTGTGGTGCAGACCTCAAGCGGCTTCAGGAAGAGCTTGTCGAATTCGTGGACTCCACCACACCTTTGATTCCGAGCAGCGACAGCGAGCGCGAGACCCAGCCAACACTGGGGTTCCAGCGTGTCCTGCAAAGGGCTGTGTTCCATGTGCAGTCCTCGGGCAAGAAAGAGGTAACCGGCGCCAATGTGCTGGTGGCCATCTTCAGTGAACAGGAAAGCCAGGCGGTGTATGTGCTCAAGAAACAGAGCATTGCCCGCATTGATGTGGTCAACTTTGTTTCCCACGGCATTTCCAGGGTTCAGGGCGCAGAAGATCAGGAAAGTCACGACCAGGCGCCACACGAGGAGGCTGGCGAGGAAGGCGGACAATCCAAGCCCCTCGAAAGCTACGCCACTAACCTGAACGAGCAGGCCCGTCAGGGCCGCATTGATCCGCTGATCGGCCGTGAACACGAAGTCGAGCGGGTGGTGCAGATCCTTGTACGCCGCCGGAAGAACAATCCGCTGCTGGTCGGTGAGGCCGGGGTTGGCAAAACCGCCATCGCGGAGGGGCTCGCCAAGCGTATCGTCGACGGACAGGTCCCCGATATTATCTCCGATGCGGTGGTCTACTCGCTGGATCTGGGTGCCCTGCTGGCCGGAACCAAATACCGCGGCGATTTCGAAAAGCGTCTGAAAGGGCTGCTTGCCGAACTCAAGAAAGAAAACCACGCGATCCTGTTCATCGATGAGATCCACACCATCATCGGAGCGGGCTCTGCCTCCGGCGGCGTGATGGATGCGTCGAATCTGTTGAAGCCCATGCTCAGTTCGGGTGAAATCCGGTGCATTGGCTCAACAACGTTTCAGGAGTTCCGGGGTATTTTCGAGAAAGACAGCGCCCTGGCGCGCCGTTTCCAGAAAATCGATGTGAACGAGCCCAGTGTTGAGGACACCTATCAGATCCTGAAGGGCCTCAAGCCGAATTTCGAAAAGCACCACGATCTCAAATACACCGACAAGGCGCTTCGGGTGGCTGCAGAGTTGTCCGACCGTTACATCACCGATCGTCACCTGCCGGACAAGGCGATTGACGTCATTGACGAGGCGGGCGCGCGCCAGAGGCTGCAGCCGGAAGGCAAGCGCAAGAAGACCGTTGATGTCACCGAGATCGAGGATGTGGTTGCAAATATTGCCCGTATCCCGCCGAAGAACGTGTCTACCAGCGACAAGGATCTGCTGCGGAACCTGGAGCGGGATCTGAAGATGACGGTCTTTGGTCAGGATCCGGCCATCGAATCGCTGTCCACTGCTATCAAGCTGGCTCGCGCCGGACTCAAGGCCCCCGAGAAGCCAGAGGGTGCCTTCCTGTTCGCAGGGCCGACCGGTGTCGGTAAAACCGAGGTTACCAAGCAGTTGGCCAAGGTTCTGGGTATCGAACTGGTACGCTTTGATATGTCGGAGTATATGGAGCGGCATACCGTATCACGGCTGATCGGTGCGCCTCCCGGCTACGTTGGTTACGATCAGGGCGGCCTGTTGACCGAGTCGGTGAACAAGCATCCGCACTGTGTCCTGCTGCTGGACGAGATCGAGAAGGCCCATCCGGAAGTGTTCAACCTCCTGCTGCAGGTCATGGATCACGGCACGCTGACGGATAACAACGGCCGCAAGGCAGATTTCCGCCACGTGATTCTGGTAATGACCACCAATGCCGGTGCCGAGAGCATGGCTCGTCGCTCTATTGGCTTCAGCGAGCAGGATCACAGCACCGACGGCATGGAAATTATCAGCAAGACCTTCACGCCGGAATTCCGCAATCGCCTTGACGGTATCATCCAGTTCGGCGACCTGCAGATTGACACCATCACCCACGTGGTGGACAAGTTCCTCACCGAGCTGCAGGCGCAGCTGGACGAGAAGCATGTGGTTCTGCATGTGGATGACGAGGCGAAGGCCTGGTTGGCTGAAAAGGGCTACGACGTCACCATGGGGGCCCGCCCCATGTCCCGCCTGATCCAGGACAAGATCAAGCGGCCGCTGGCCGAGCAGATCCTGTTCGGGCGCCTTTCAGAGAAAGGCGGGGATGTCTTCATCCACCTGCGCGATGACGAGCTGGTATTCGAGTACGAGGACGAGCCTGCAGAGGCGATCTGA
- the infA gene encoding translation initiation factor IF-1 has protein sequence MPKSDAIEMEGVIIDTLPNTMFRVELSNGHVVTAHISGKMRKNYIRILTGDKVKVELTPYDLSKGRIVYRAR, from the coding sequence ATGCCGAAATCAGATGCCATTGAAATGGAAGGCGTTATTATCGATACCCTTCCAAACACCATGTTCCGCGTTGAGCTGAGCAACGGTCATGTTGTTACAGCCCATATCTCCGGAAAGATGCGCAAGAACTACATCCGCATCCTGACAGGTGACAAGGTCAAGGTTGAGCTGACTCCCTACGACCTGAGCAAGGGCCGGATCGTATATCGCGCCCGTTGA